From one Gossypium hirsutum isolate 1008001.06 chromosome D08, Gossypium_hirsutum_v2.1, whole genome shotgun sequence genomic stretch:
- the LOC107900768 gene encoding protein RETICULATA-RELATED 4, chloroplastic: MATVTFSTRSYFLQSPSHSHAHHHRQQSFSITSCRVSTASISTLFTHYSHSLKTVSPSTRNKLNPSTIVFSSGNSGIGGTGGRGTGGGGGGHDGHDDQERSRNRSEAILALADAGRTFESLPKDVAAAIEAGRLPGSIVHRYFELEKSPVFSWLLNFGGFKERLLADDLFLTKVGIECGVGIFTKSAAELEKRREKFRKELDFVFADVVMALVADFMLVWLPAPTVSLRPPIALSAGPISKFFYNCPDNAFQVALAGTSYSFLQRFGAILRNGAKLFGVGSGASLVGVGVTNTLINARKVFDKSFAEKAEDVPIFSTSVQYGVYMSISSNLRYQIIAGVIEQRILEPLLHHHKFILSAICFAVRTGNTFLGSLMWVDYARWVGVQRSRE; this comes from the exons ATGGCGACCGTTACCTTTTCCACCCGCTCCTACTTTCTCCAATCGCCTTCCCATTCCCACGCTCACCACCATAGACAGCAGAGCTTCTCCATCACTTCCTGCCGTGTCAGCACCGCCAGCATTAGCACCCTCTTCACTCACTACTCTCATTCATTGAAGACTGTCTCCCCAAGTACCCGCAATAAACTCAACCCCTCCACCATAGTTTTCTCCTCAGGAAACAGCGGGATTGGCGGAACTGGCGGCCGTGGAACTGGAGGTGGCGGAGGAGGACATGACGGTCATGACGATCAGGAGAGGTCACGCAATAGATCCGAAGCAATCCTGGCTCTCGCAGAT gCAGGGAGGACGTTTGAGAGTTTGCCCAAGGACGTAGCGGCGGCAATCGAGGCAGGGAGGTTACCGGGATCCATTGTTCATAGGTACTTTGAGTTGGAGAAGTCGCCTGTATTCAGCTGGTTGCTTAATTTCGGAGGGTTTAAGGAACGGTTGCTTGCTGATGATTTGTTTTTGACTAAGGTTGGCATCGAGTGCGGCGTTGGGATTTTCACCAAG AGCGCAGCAGAGTTGGAAAAGCGCAGAGAAAAGTTCAGGAAAGAACTGGATTTTGTTTTTGCTGATGTG GTGATGGCACTAGTTGCAGATTTCATGCTAGTGTGGCTTCCGGCTCCAACGGTTTCGCTCCGACCACCTATAGCACTCAGTGCCGGACCTATTTCTAAGTTCTTTTACAACTGTCCCGACAATGCTTTCCAG GTGGCTTTGGCAGGAACATCTTACTCATTTTTACAGAGATTTGGTGCAATACtg CGTAATGGAGCCAAACTCTTTGGTGTTGGAAGCGGTGCATCCCTG GTTGGTGTAGGAGTCACAAATACATTGATCAATGCACGAAAGGTTTTTGATAAATCTTTTGCTGAAAAAGCAGAAGACGTGCCCATATTTTCAACAAGTGTCCAGTATGGTGTATACATGTCAATATCTAGCAACCTAAG GTACCAAATAATTGCTGGAGTTATTGAACAACGCATACTGGAGCCCTTACTGCACCATCACAAGTTCATTTTGAGTGCAATCTGCTTTGCTGTTCGAACCGGGAACACTTTCTTGGGATCTTTGAT GTGGGTAGATTATGCACGCTGGGTTGGAGTTCAGAGGTCGAGAGAGTGA